Proteins from a single region of Lelliottia sp. JS-SCA-14:
- a CDS encoding multidrug efflux MFS transporter → MESWKVNLISVWFGCFFTGLAISQILPFLPLYVSQLGVTSHEALSMWSGLTFSITFLVSAIVSPMWGSLADRKGRKLMLLRASLGMAIAILLQAYATNVWQLFLLRGLMGLTSGYIPNAMALVASQVPRERSGWAISTLSTAQISGVIGGPLMGGFLADHVGLRAVFFITAMLLVVSFLVTFFLIKEGVRPTVSKADRLSGKAVFATLPYPGLMISLFITTMVIQLCNGSIGPILALFIKSMAPDSNNIAFLSGMIAAVPGVSALISAPRLGKLGDRIGTARILMATLIIAVVLFFAMSFVTSPFQLGVLRFLLGFADGAMLPAVQTLLVKYSSDQVIGRIFGYNQSFMYLGNVAGPLMGATVSAMAGFRWVFAATAVVVLINVIQLAIALRRRRQKAANSVN, encoded by the coding sequence ATGGAATCCTGGAAAGTAAACCTTATCTCGGTCTGGTTTGGCTGTTTTTTCACCGGTCTTGCTATCAGCCAGATTTTGCCCTTCCTGCCGCTGTATGTTTCCCAGCTCGGCGTGACGTCGCACGAAGCGCTGTCGATGTGGTCCGGTCTGACCTTCAGTATCACTTTCCTGGTTTCCGCCATTGTCTCGCCCATGTGGGGCAGCCTCGCGGATCGCAAAGGGCGCAAGCTGATGCTCCTGCGCGCTTCACTCGGGATGGCGATTGCGATCCTGCTCCAGGCTTACGCGACCAACGTCTGGCAGCTTTTTTTACTGCGCGGCCTGATGGGCCTGACCTCCGGCTATATTCCTAACGCCATGGCGCTGGTGGCCTCGCAGGTTCCGCGGGAGCGCAGCGGCTGGGCGATCAGTACCCTTTCCACCGCGCAGATCAGCGGCGTGATTGGCGGCCCGCTGATGGGCGGTTTTCTGGCTGACCATGTGGGTTTGCGGGCGGTCTTTTTCATCACCGCGATGCTGCTGGTGGTGAGTTTCCTGGTGACCTTCTTCCTGATTAAAGAGGGCGTGCGGCCGACCGTCAGTAAAGCCGATCGTCTGAGCGGCAAAGCGGTCTTCGCCACGCTGCCGTATCCCGGCCTGATGATTAGCCTGTTTATCACCACCATGGTGATTCAGCTGTGCAACGGTTCGATCGGGCCGATTCTGGCGCTGTTTATTAAATCCATGGCGCCGGACAGCAACAATATCGCCTTTCTCAGCGGCATGATTGCCGCCGTGCCCGGCGTGTCCGCGCTGATTTCGGCCCCGCGTCTGGGCAAGCTCGGGGATCGCATCGGCACGGCGCGGATATTAATGGCGACGCTGATTATCGCCGTGGTGCTGTTTTTCGCGATGTCCTTCGTTACCTCGCCGTTCCAGCTCGGCGTCCTGCGTTTCCTGCTTGGCTTTGCCGATGGGGCAATGCTGCCCGCGGTACAAACGCTGCTGGTGAAATACTCAAGCGATCAGGTGATCGGGCGCATCTTCGGCTATAACCAGTCCTTTATGTATCTGGGGAATGTCGCCGGTCCGTTGATGGGCGCGACCGTCTCGGCGATGGCAGGATTCCGCTGGGTATTTGCGGCGACAGCCGTGGTGGTGCTGATCAACGTGATTCAGCTGGCAATTGCCTTGCGCCGCCGCCGTCAGAAAGCGGCGAATAGTGTTAACTGA
- the iraP gene encoding anti-adapter protein IraP, with translation MKNLIAELLVKLAQKEEESKELVAQVEALEIVVTALLRQMAQHDQQTLIRSIEGALEDARPDSQVPVQDSEMLQQYVKKLLRHPRS, from the coding sequence ATGAAAAATCTCATTGCAGAGTTGCTGGTTAAGCTTGCCCAAAAGGAAGAAGAGTCAAAAGAACTGGTTGCCCAGGTTGAAGCGCTGGAAATCGTCGTCACTGCCCTGTTACGGCAAATGGCGCAGCACGATCAGCAGACGCTGATCCGAAGTATCGAGGGCGCACTGGAGGATGCCAGGCCCGACTCTCAAGTGCCGGTTCAGGATAGCGAAATGCTACAGCAATACGTAAAAAAGTTGTTGCGGCATCCACGCAGTTAA
- the phoA gene encoding alkaline phosphatase produces MKQSALFIALMPLLFTPAIYADTANTHVLDNRAAQGDITQPGGARRLTEDQTEALRASLNDKPAKNIILLIGDGMGDSEITAARNYAEGAGGFFKGIDALPLTGQYTHYALDKKTGKPDYVTDSAASATAWTTGVKTYNGALGVDIHEKDHQTILEMAKAAGLATGNVSTAELQDATPAALVSHVTSRKCYGPSVTSEKCPTNALEKGGKGSITEQLLNARADVTLGGGAKTFAETATAGEWQSKTLREQAQARGYQLVSDAASLAAITEAGQDKPLLGLFSDGNMPVRWEGPKASYHGNIDKPAVTCTPNPKRDDSVPTLAQMTDKAISLLSKGEKGFFLQVEGASIDKQDHAANPCGQIGETVDLDEAVQKALEFAKKDGNTLVVVTADHAHASQIVAPDTKAPGLTQALNTKDGAVMVMSYGNSEGDSMEHTGTQLRIAAYGPHAANVVGLTDQTDLFYTMKAALGLK; encoded by the coding sequence GTGAAACAGAGCGCACTTTTCATCGCATTAATGCCGTTATTATTTACCCCAGCCATTTATGCTGACACCGCGAATACCCACGTGCTGGATAATCGTGCAGCCCAGGGTGATATCACGCAGCCGGGTGGCGCGCGCCGCCTGACAGAGGATCAAACCGAAGCGCTGCGTGCATCCCTGAATGACAAACCCGCTAAAAATATTATTTTGCTGATTGGCGACGGGATGGGTGATTCCGAAATCACCGCCGCGCGAAATTATGCCGAAGGGGCCGGTGGCTTTTTTAAAGGCATCGATGCACTGCCGTTGACCGGACAATACACCCACTACGCGCTGGACAAAAAAACCGGTAAACCGGATTACGTCACCGATTCCGCCGCCTCCGCCACGGCCTGGACCACCGGCGTGAAAACCTATAACGGCGCGCTGGGCGTCGATATTCACGAAAAAGATCACCAGACCATTCTCGAGATGGCGAAAGCCGCCGGGCTGGCAACGGGCAACGTCTCTACCGCTGAACTGCAGGATGCCACGCCTGCTGCACTGGTCTCGCACGTGACCTCGCGTAAATGCTATGGCCCGTCCGTCACCAGCGAAAAATGCCCGACCAACGCGCTGGAAAAGGGCGGTAAAGGATCCATCACCGAACAGCTGCTGAACGCCCGCGCGGATGTCACGCTCGGCGGCGGGGCGAAAACCTTCGCGGAAACCGCGACGGCGGGCGAGTGGCAGAGCAAAACCCTGCGTGAACAGGCGCAGGCGCGCGGTTATCAGCTGGTGAGCGATGCCGCTTCACTGGCGGCTATCACCGAAGCGGGTCAGGATAAGCCGCTGCTCGGTCTGTTCTCGGACGGCAATATGCCGGTGCGCTGGGAAGGGCCAAAAGCCTCTTACCACGGCAACATCGACAAACCTGCTGTCACCTGTACGCCAAACCCGAAACGTGACGACAGCGTCCCTACGCTGGCGCAGATGACCGATAAAGCCATCTCCCTGCTGAGCAAGGGTGAGAAAGGTTTCTTCCTGCAGGTGGAAGGGGCGTCGATCGATAAACAGGATCACGCGGCCAATCCGTGCGGTCAGATTGGCGAAACCGTCGATCTCGACGAAGCCGTGCAGAAGGCGCTTGAGTTTGCGAAGAAAGACGGTAACACCCTTGTCGTCGTCACCGCTGACCACGCCCACGCCAGCCAGATTGTGGCGCCTGATACCAAAGCCCCAGGCCTGACCCAGGCGCTGAACACCAAAGACGGTGCGGTGATGGTGATGAGCTACGGCAACTCAGAAGGCGATTCAATGGAACATACCGGAACGCAGTTGCGTATCGCCGCGTATGGCCCACATGCTGCGAACGTGGTGGGCCTGACGGATCAAACGGATCTGTTCTACACCATGAAAGCTGCTCTCGGTCTGAAATAA
- the psiF gene encoding phosphate starvation-inducible protein PsiF, with the protein MKLTLAVTLLSSLLLMSVASAAERTLTPQQQRMTSCNQQATAQTLKGDARKTYMSDCLKNSASKPGEKSLTPQQQKMRECNGLATQQSLKGEDRSKFMSACLKKAA; encoded by the coding sequence ATGAAACTGACCCTCGCTGTAACCCTGCTTTCTTCTCTGCTTCTGATGTCTGTCGCGTCTGCCGCCGAGAGAACGCTTACGCCTCAGCAGCAACGGATGACCAGCTGCAATCAACAGGCGACAGCCCAGACGCTGAAAGGCGATGCGCGCAAAACCTACATGAGTGATTGCCTGAAAAACAGCGCTTCGAAACCGGGCGAAAAGAGCCTGACGCCTCAGCAGCAAAAGATGCGTGAATGTAACGGCCTCGCCACGCAACAGTCCCTCAAAGGCGAAGACCGCAGCAAGTTTATGAGCGCCTGCCTGAAGAAAGCGGCGTAG